The following proteins come from a genomic window of Natronogracilivirga saccharolytica:
- the alr gene encoding alanine racemase, producing MFHTSYIEVSKSALQANLQFLKELAGPDVRFCSVVKGNAYGHGIEHFIPLAEECGVDYFGVHSADEALRTHMVKRNSSHVMIMGMIEDEELDWAVENDISFYVFEFERLEAAVKAAKEQKKKARIHLELETGMNRIGFHWEDREKLVSYIKEHGEHLRVQGVSTHFAGAESIANYLRIQNQIANYNRYQWYLRKKGVRAEIRHTACSAPLVSYPQTKMDMVRIGIAQYGYWPSKETYMQYLTRDDVRHMTENPLRQIISWKTSIMSLKNVRAGDFIGYGTAYQATDDILIATVPVGYCHGFNRNLSNLGKVLVHGRRVPVVGMVNMNMLIVEVSHCPGVKRRDEVVLVGSQRDNRITVSSFSDMTNDVNYETLVRLPREIPRFIID from the coding sequence ATGTTTCATACCTCATACATTGAAGTCAGCAAGTCGGCGCTGCAGGCTAACCTGCAGTTTCTGAAGGAACTTGCCGGACCTGATGTCCGGTTCTGTTCGGTTGTCAAAGGCAACGCATACGGGCACGGTATTGAACATTTCATACCGCTTGCTGAGGAGTGCGGAGTCGACTATTTCGGTGTCCACAGTGCCGATGAGGCGCTTCGCACGCACATGGTCAAGCGCAACAGCTCGCATGTCATGATCATGGGGATGATCGAGGACGAAGAGCTCGACTGGGCGGTCGAAAATGACATTTCGTTTTACGTATTTGAGTTTGAGCGTCTGGAAGCAGCGGTGAAAGCGGCAAAAGAGCAAAAAAAGAAAGCCCGGATTCATCTCGAGCTGGAAACGGGGATGAATCGCATCGGCTTCCACTGGGAAGACCGCGAAAAGCTGGTGTCATATATCAAAGAGCATGGTGAACACCTCCGCGTACAGGGGGTAAGTACACACTTCGCCGGAGCCGAGAGCATTGCCAATTATCTGCGCATTCAGAACCAGATCGCCAATTACAACCGATATCAGTGGTACCTGAGAAAGAAGGGTGTCCGGGCGGAAATCAGGCATACCGCATGTTCTGCGCCGCTTGTATCCTATCCGCAAACCAAAATGGATATGGTTCGCATCGGAATTGCCCAATACGGATACTGGCCCAGCAAGGAGACGTATATGCAGTATCTGACCCGGGATGATGTCCGTCATATGACCGAAAATCCGCTCCGGCAGATCATCAGCTGGAAAACCAGCATTATGAGTCTCAAGAATGTCCGCGCAGGGGATTTTATCGGTTACGGCACGGCCTACCAGGCAACTGATGATATACTGATCGCAACGGTTCCGGTGGGCTACTGCCACGGTTTCAACCGGAATTTGAGCAATCTTGGAAAAGTACTTGTGCACGGCCGCCGGGTACCGGTAGTCGGAATGGTGAATATGAATATGCTCATAGTGGAGGTGTCTCACTGTCCGGGCGTAAAGCGCAGAGACGAAGTGGTCCTGGTCGGCAGCCAGCGCGACAACCGCATAACAGTATCATCATTCAGTGATATGACTAATGATGTCAATTACGAAACGCTGGTAAGGCTGCCCAGGGAAATCCCCCGTTTCATCATTGACTGA
- a CDS encoding amidohydrolase: MNTGYMTKAEIRKKLHQIAETAHNEKETAAFVAGILRKNGVITGLTEGIGGHGLLAEIDSGKPGPELLFRAELDALPIPETIELAHSSGNPDVAHKCGHDGHMVILLGLAEELGRRPLTSGKVYLLFQPAEETGEGAQRMLEDKKMSGVSPDYVFALHNIPGYPVNTVLLRDDVFAAGSAGLIVRLTGNTAHAAHPEQGRSPASAVASLIHDWQSLPQNTIPFDRAGLLTVIHARIGEPAFGTTPGHAQIMSTIRAHESGDLDLLCDRALDFARSEAGRRNLKLDYEWTEVFHPTRNHPEAVSMIEQAARRLQGQKKEAEVAGIIRLSRPFSWSEDFSRFTDRFTGAIFGLGAGENHPHLHDSNYDFPDELLDTGMMLFAGIIDDAGLR, encoded by the coding sequence ATGAACACAGGATATATGACAAAAGCGGAAATTCGCAAAAAACTTCATCAGATAGCTGAGACGGCGCATAACGAAAAGGAAACGGCAGCATTTGTGGCCGGAATCCTGCGCAAAAACGGTGTCATTACCGGTCTGACAGAAGGCATAGGCGGACACGGCCTGCTGGCCGAAATCGACAGCGGAAAGCCCGGTCCGGAACTGCTATTCCGGGCAGAACTGGACGCACTTCCCATTCCGGAGACCATAGAACTGGCCCACAGCTCCGGGAATCCGGACGTTGCTCACAAATGCGGTCATGACGGACACATGGTAATTTTGCTGGGCCTTGCAGAGGAACTTGGCCGGCGTCCGCTGACATCCGGCAAGGTGTATTTGCTTTTTCAACCGGCGGAGGAGACCGGAGAGGGCGCGCAGCGGATGCTGGAAGACAAAAAAATGTCCGGCGTTTCTCCCGACTATGTTTTTGCACTGCATAACATTCCGGGGTATCCGGTCAATACGGTTCTGCTCAGGGATGATGTATTTGCCGCCGGCTCGGCCGGATTGATTGTGCGGCTTACCGGCAATACGGCTCACGCGGCACATCCTGAACAGGGGCGCAGTCCGGCATCCGCCGTGGCTTCGTTAATACATGACTGGCAAAGTCTTCCGCAGAATACCATACCATTTGACCGCGCCGGTCTGCTTACGGTCATCCATGCCCGGATTGGTGAACCGGCCTTCGGTACGACGCCGGGCCATGCGCAAATCATGTCGACCATCCGGGCCCACGAATCCGGAGATCTTGATCTTCTGTGCGACAGGGCGCTGGATTTTGCACGCAGCGAGGCCGGCCGCCGGAACCTGAAGCTCGACTACGAATGGACAGAAGTATTTCATCCCACCCGGAATCATCCGGAAGCGGTCAGCATGATCGAGCAGGCGGCACGCCGCCTTCAGGGGCAGAAAAAGGAGGCTGAAGTTGCCGGCATCATCAGGCTGTCCCGTCCGTTTTCATGGTCGGAAGATTTCAGCCGTTTTACCGATCGCTTCACCGGGGCCATTTTCGGACTGGGAGCCGGCGAAAATCATCCTCACCTGCATGATTCCAATTATGATTTTCCCGATGAACTTCTTGATACCGGGATGATGTTATTTGCCGGTATCATTGATGATGCCGGTCTGAGATAG